The Saccharothrix violaceirubra genome segment GCCGACGACAACGGCAACGGCGTGCGCGACGTCCAGGAGGCCGTCGGCTCGGCGGTGACCGGCGGCGTCACCCAGTTCACCGGCCGCAGCTTCGGCTCGGGCACCAGTTTCGTGCCCGCCGTCCAGGCGGCCGGGACCGTCACGGCCGCGCAGACAGAGGCACACAAGCTCGTGCTGTTCCTGTCCGACGGGTTCGCGTCCGGCGACGTGACCGGCCTGGCGGGTGCCGTGCCCGCGAACGTCGACTACCTGACGTTCGCGGTCGGCCCCGGATCGGCTTGCAACGGCGGCGACTACAACGCCTCGCTCCAGGCCATCGCCGACCTGACCGGCGGCACCTGCACGCCCGTGCCCGATCCGGCGAACCTGCCCGGCGTGGTGCCGGGCGTGATCGCGTCCAAGCTCACCGAGCTGACCCTGAGCGTGGACGGCGGCGCACCGTCGCCGGTCACGAACGTCACCGCCGGGTTGCCGAGCACCGGGCCCGCGCAGGTCTCCTACTCCGTCGACACCGGGTTCCTGGAGTCCGGCACGCATGAGCTGTGCGTGACCGCACGCGGCACGGACGGCGGCGGCGCCGGGTCCGTGGCCGACTGCACGACCGTGGTCGTGAACGACCCGCCGACCGTGGTGCCCGGTGGCCCTTACGCCGGGCAGGAAGGCGGTGCGGTCTCGCTGGCCGGCACCGTGACCGATCCGGACGGGCCGTCGCTGTCGACGTCGTGGACGGCGACCCCACTGTCCGGTGTGGACTCCGGCGCGACGTGCGTGTTCTCCGCGCCGAACGCCCTGAACACGACGGTCACCTGTGACGACGACGGCGTGTGGACGTTGTCGTTGAGCGCGAACGACTCCCTGCACCCGGCGGTCGTCGCGACCACGACGTTGAGCCTGACCAACGTGGCTCCGCAGGTGGGCATCTCGGCGCCGGCGGACGGCACGCTCGTGCCGCGAGGTGCGCCCGTGACCGTGACCGCGCCGTACAGCGACGTGGCCGCGCACGACACGCACACGTGCACCGTGGACTTCGCCGACGGCTCCGGGCCGGTGCCGGGGACGGTCGCGTCGGGCACGTGCACGGCCACCCGCTCCTACAGCACGGTGGGCGCGCACAACGTGCTGGTGACCGTGACGGACGACGACGGTGGCGCGGCGACCGCGACGGTGAAGGTCGTGTCGTACGTGCGTGCCGAAGCGTGGAGCCTGAGTTCCAGCGGACTGCTGTCGGTCTCGAAGCGTCCACACGCGACCTGTCCACCGTCGTCCGACCTGACCACGCAGACGGTGAACATCCTCGGACTGGGCTCGGTCAAGGCGCTGCACGCCGACTGCGCCCTGGACGTGCGTGACGGCCGGACCGACGCGGGTGCGGAGGTCTCGTCGGCGTCCCTGCTCGGCGGCGCGGTCACCGTGTCCGACATCGAGGTGAACTGCACCGCGGACGGGTCCGGCCTGGCGGGCTCGTCGCGCGTCGGGACGCTCAACGGGCAGCAGATCGGGACCACGCCGCGAACGATCGGGATCCCGGGCGTGGCCACCGTGCACCTCAACCAGGCCGTGGTCGGACCGAACGGCCAGTACGCGCACTACGCGGTCCGGGTGGTGACGCTGCTGGGCCAGGAGATCGTCCTGTCCGGGTGCCGCATGGGCTTCTGAGCCGGTCCGGTGGTGCGGTCGCTCCCCCGGCCGCACCACCGTTCGGTGCCGTGACGGGATCATCCCGGACGCGGTAATCGCACCCGTTCCCGCGCACCACGCCCGTCGC includes the following:
- a CDS encoding PKD domain-containing protein — its product is MRPRLLGLATAAAVLAGGTPAFAVDGNLPGGTSISVDVTGPAAGTVVPRGPVTVTGTAAVGTGVAVKDTALTYVVDVSGSTQNGCAGGTILSCEKSAVANLNTVAAATDSVVGAVGAVVFGSAAATVDVSPAPGDQLLTTPGADDNGNGVRDVQEAVGSAVTGGVTQFTGRSFGSGTSFVPAVQAAGTVTAAQTEAHKLVLFLSDGFASGDVTGLAGAVPANVDYLTFAVGPGSACNGGDYNASLQAIADLTGGTCTPVPDPANLPGVVPGVIASKLTELTLSVDGGAPSPVTNVTAGLPSTGPAQVSYSVDTGFLESGTHELCVTARGTDGGGAGSVADCTTVVVNDPPTVVPGGPYAGQEGGAVSLAGTVTDPDGPSLSTSWTATPLSGVDSGATCVFSAPNALNTTVTCDDDGVWTLSLSANDSLHPAVVATTTLSLTNVAPQVGISAPADGTLVPRGAPVTVTAPYSDVAAHDTHTCTVDFADGSGPVPGTVASGTCTATRSYSTVGAHNVLVTVTDDDGGAATATVKVVSYVRAEAWSLSSSGLLSVSKRPHATCPPSSDLTTQTVNILGLGSVKALHADCALDVRDGRTDAGAEVSSASLLGGAVTVSDIEVNCTADGSGLAGSSRVGTLNGQQIGTTPRTIGIPGVATVHLNQAVVGPNGQYAHYAVRVVTLLGQEIVLSGCRMGF